Part of the Vulpes vulpes isolate BD-2025 chromosome 6, VulVul3, whole genome shotgun sequence genome, TGCCCTCTTCTCAGAGGTATTGAATCAAGTCATGTTTCTCCTCCATCTTCCTGGAAGTTCCTTCAAATCTCACATCTATACCTAGGGTCTCCCAAACCTAaatccctcccctgcctctcacacacacagtcacTTGGACTGGTTTCTCCCGCAACCTCCACTAcccactgggagcctgcctccttcttccttctttgcttctGTAGCTCCTTCAAGTGGGAGAAATCTGTAGGCCTGGATGTCAGGGAAGCCAACAACCAGTCAACCTTCAAAATGTCCCTCCCATCTTCCCCTAAATCCCAGGTCTCTTGGCTACCCCTAGATCTTCCATCAGCCCCTGTTGGAGAGGGGCCTTCTACCCTGCCCCACTCTGCTGCCCACCCTCCCACTTCTTGTCTCTGGCCAAGGGCATGGGGCCACTATCAGGCACACAGGCCTTATCACTACGTAAACACTTCCTCTTTCCCCAATACTGGTTCTCACACAATAAGTAATCAGGGTAAACTTCCTCTGACAATTTACTGAGCAAACACTCACTGTGCCTCTGCCCTATGCTAGGGCCTGTGGGGAACCCAAACCTGGTCTCCACCTTGAAGAGCCTTGAATCTGGTTGAGCTGAAGCACAGAACTATCAGATGCTCTGATGCTTTGTGGCCCAGTACACTTGGGTTCTAATCCCATTTCTGCTATTAGCTGTCTATGCCTTGGAACAAGTTACTTACCCTTTCCAATCTTGAGTGCCCTTAGCACTGAAATGGGACTAACACTGCCTAGGTATGCTGTGAAAGTGAACTAAGATAAGATTCATAAAGGACCTGGCAGAGAGCCTGAGATAAAGACATTAGTTCCAGAGTTCCTGGGGGAGGTAGAGGGGGAAGGGTCTGCCAAGAGCCTCAGGCTTCCTTCAGGTGGGGGAGGAATGTGGTTATAGGAGTGGCTACCTCCAGGGATTGAATTCTGCCTTGAAAGCAAACACTGGGAAGAATGGCTTCTTTCTCCCACACTCTAGTGAGGTTTAGGAATAGATGTGGTGCCATCTTTCAGGTGTAAATTGAGTGGTCCCCGCATATGACACGGTCCATGACTTAGTCAAGGAGAACCATTAGCGACTTGAGTGTTGAGAacacaaaatgtataaatatgttttgtgtgtatgtatgttaggttaggcatctgcctttggctcaggtcatgatctcagggggcCTGGGATTGAATCCAGtgttggactccttgctcagtagggtgtctgtttctctctctgcttccccccaccctatgttctctctctccctctcaaatacaatcttaacaacaacaacaactaaccCCTTGGTTTAACTAACAGGGGCTGTGAGGGTGAGTGGGTGGGGAGCGGCTAGTTACAACATGTTCCTATGCAACAGCAAGAGAACCTTACAGGATAAACTGATTTCCTATGTAAGTGCTAACTGTAGGGGCTCAGCCTAAAATGAGAAATCGCTGAAGGCCTTGAGTAGTTGGGAAATTTCTCACCGTTGAGAGTGCATGCAGAGTGTCCAGGCCAAGCAACCAGCCATACAATAAGACAGAAGAGTAAAAACagttccctctctctgctcctccatcaAAACATGTCAGCAAAATGGACCACCTTTTAACCTCCatactttgttctttcttaataCTGCAGACTTGTTTTGTGCTCTGGTCGGGGTTTGTAGCAAACATGGGGGAGAAAGAGGACAGAGGGGCTGGGTACTGGTAGGGGGCACAAAGTGCTAGGTGAAGAGTAGCAGGAATTGTAAAGTTGGCTCCTTAACTCAAATGGGGTGATGTGGGGAATGGGGTGATGCTGATTATCCCTCCACTGAAGGAAGATTCTAGAGAAAGATACCAAGAGGGAGCCCAGTGAAGTGGTGGATAGGGCCTCAGCATTGGTGCAAGGCTGACTCAGTTTTCCTTGGGCCTTTGGCactgaccagctgtgtgaccttggccaagttaaTTTACCTCTTTGAATCTCAGCTACCTAATCTCTGAAAGAATAACAACATCTGTTTCACAGAGTTTTTGTGAGGACTATAAATTATGGAGCACAGAGGCTGCCAGAATGGAGGTGATAAATTTCCCACCCCTTCTCAAGCTTCTAAGAATGCTCCAGAAATACAAGACTGGTCATATTTAGTGTCTGGCCCCCTTACCCCCGCCAACCTGTGGTTAAGTTAGAATTTAACTACTTATGTGAAAGCCCCTTCCAGTGCTCAAATTCTCTGGTAATACATGTGGACTGGGTCAGGGAGGACACTCATCACTTTACCTTCCTTCCAGGGAACTTTGGTTTGGAGGCTGCGCTCTGAGTTTCACATGCAGTGCCCCTGGGTGTGAGGATCTGTTAGAGAATGGGGCCCTGCAGGGGGTTGGAGGGTATGCCCAGAAGCCTGACaacccttttccttttctttttttattatttttttttatttttatttatttttatttttatttattttttattttttttattatagtcacacagagagagagagaaagggagagaggcagagacataggcagagggagaagcaggcttcatgcaccgggagcccgacgtgggattcgatcctgggtctctaggatcgtgccctgggtcaaaggcaagcgccgaaccgctgcgccacccagggatccctccttttctttttttaaattaatgtatttatttgagggagagaaaatgcacggcacaaaagcagggggagagactgagggagagggagagagagaatcccaagcagactcctcgctgagcagagatctccacacagggctctatctcaccaccctgagatcacgacctgaacaaaaatcaagagtctgaagcttcaccagctgagccccccagagccCCCTGACAACTGGTTTCCTACCAGGGCTCCTGCATCTGCGTCCATGTTCCTTCCCCCCCTTTGCTGAGATTTGCCTTAGCTGATGGTGAGCGTGGTaaagggagtggagggaggggtagtAATTGGATGTCTGACCCAGGGATTCTCACCTTGGGTTGCATGTAAAATatcctagggggatccctgggtggcgcagcggtttggcgcctgcctttggcccagggcgcgatcctggagacccgggatcgaatcccacatcgggctcccggtgcatggagcctgcttctccctctgcctgtgtctctgcctctctctctctctctctctgtgactatcataaattaaaaaaaaaaaaaaaattaaaatatcctagGAAGTTTTGTAAAGAAAATCCTATAAGCCCAGCCCCCATCTATGAGATTCTGATTCTCTTGGCCCATGGCAGTGGCTGTGGATCCTTGGAATTTTAACCATGCCTCCAGGTGATTGTAATGTGCCAGTGGGGGTGAGGACCAGTGTTCCCCAGGCTGGTGACTGCCCTCACCCCCAGGAATTCCCATACCTCTGGGCTGGAGCCGCTCTGCCCTCCTTTCTAACTCTAGGAGTCCACATGCCTGGTATCATGTATATGTAGTCATGTGGACTTGCTTCCATCCTGGCCTTCTGTAATTCACTCTGagacacagcagccagagtggtgCTTTTTAAACCTAAATCGGagatgtctgggtgactcagtggttgaatgtttgcctttggctcagtgtatgatcctgaggtcccaggatagagtcccgcatcaggctccctgcagggagcctgcttctccctctgcctgtgtctatgcctctctcactgcctctctcatgaataaataaatcagatttttaaaaaataaataaataaacctaaatcAGATCCCATTCCTTCCCTGCTTCAACATCTCCACTGTGTCCCATGTCAATCCCAACACCTCACCATGACCAACAGTGCCCTGCTGTTCCCCCTCTCATTCCCATCCCTCCTGGAACCAGACGCTTTCTGTTTCTCAAAAGCACCAAGCTGTCCCCACTCCCTCGGGCTTTGCActtgctgtgccctctgcctggggTGCTCTAGTTGGTGGCTGGTTCTGCTTCATCCTCTGGGCCTCAGAGCTGTCCTTTCCAGAGAAGCCTTCGCTGAATGGTCCATCTGGTCCTTTTTCTCCATACCTGTGGCTTCCTATCTCATCCCAGGGAATACCCCCCTACTAGAGAATGAGCTCTATGAGAACAGGGAACTTGTATAACTGGTttatcacagtgcctggcacaaagggATTCccagtaattatttgttgaacaaatgagtgaatatGTACATAGAATATGTTTACACACTTAAAATCAAGaatttttatgtacatatttcCTGTATAAAACATGATCAGAGATCTAGAATGGAAATGAATGGAAGGTATTAGGGAAGAGAGCAtcaaaggagaagggaaaggaacatTTAATGAACACTGACTTATGAAcagtaccaggcactgttctgggacTTTGCATACATCTGATCCTCATAACAAACAATTGTTAACAAAATTCCAAGGATCTGCAGCCAACAACAGAATCAGAATCTTGGAGGTGGGAGCCAGCTTTATTGCCCCCACtgtacagataaagaaactgagactaaGTTACTCCAAGTTAAACTACCAACAAGTGTCAGAGCAGGTTATAAACCCAAGTTTATTGGACTCCAAGGCAGGCTTGTTCATTGCATCattctggaaagagaaattaCCTTAATCCTTACCTCTCTCTACTCTCAGGGAGTAAAAAAATCTCTGGTGAATGTGGACCCAGATAGCAATGGCTAATTGGTTATGGAGCTAATTtagcagagggagcagaagagataggaaaggagagagaatttatTAATAGTCTTGCCACTAGACCAAtttaaaatcaacttaaaatctcatttcttaattttatttgtgaTCAGTTAAGAATCTGCACTCCTTttctattgttaaaaaaaaaaaaaaagtatagtttgCTTGATTTAAGTTCTCAAAACCTCCTACATATGAGCAAGATTCCCTGGGTCATCAGAATGTCCTGATGGTACAAAGAACCTTTCTGAACATCAAAATGCATAAACCAGAGGGTTATATTATATAAACCCAAAGGTGTTTGGCCTCATTGGCCACCATGGGCTAGTTTGTTTGGGTCCTCGATCTTAAACTTCCAAATCTAATTTCTAGCCAAAGGACTAGAATATACCTTtagaatatgctttaaaaatatccccaGAGCTTTCCTCAGGGGCCGCCAAGGTGCTCAGTCCTTCCGAGGAAGTTAAGGCCGCGTTGGGGTGAGGCCCTCACTTCATCAGGTGACCAGCACCACACCCGGCAGCGCCGGCTCAGCCCTGGCCCTCCCGATGGCCTCTGTCTTGGAGCTCACCTGCATTGCCTCAGCCCTCCTCGTGCACGACCACGAGGTGATCGTCATGGAGGATAAGATCAATGCCTTCATTAAAACAGCGGGTGTGAATGTTGAACCTTTCTGGCCGGGTTTGTTTGCAAAGGCCCTGGCCAATGTGAACATTGGGAGCCTCATCTGCATTGTAGTAGCTGGTGGACCCAACCCAGCAGCTGGCGCTGCACCAGCAGGAGGTCCTGCTCCttccaccagggctgccccagccaAGGAGAAAAACgtggaagcaaagaaagaagaatctgAGGAGTCTGATGATGACATGGGCTTTGGTCTTTTTGACTAAACTTCTATAAGCTGCTCAATAAAAgctgaactcttaaaaaaaaaaaatccccagaggggcacctgggtggctcagtcagttgggattccaactcttgatttcagcacaggtcatgatattggggtcctgggatgggccctgcctagggttccctgctcagcagggagtcttctagtccctctccctctgccacaccccCCACTCGTATCTggactctctctcactcactcaaataaataaataaataaaatctttaaaaaaaaatccccagaacTTGGTTTATATCCAGATTCTCTATAATCTTAGTCTTTGGCAACCATTTCTGCTCTGAGCCACAGAAtgccttttgttatttttaaatgagctgTTTCTCAATTAAATCTGATCAAAATACATCAAACTGTCTAGCATGGGAAATGAGTTAGACACCCTCCTTGCCCATAAAATGCAAATAGCATAATAGTAGCTCGCAGGGATTGTTGTATAGAGGCTTAAGCTTAGGGAAGAACCATCAAGTGAGATATAAACACAATGTGGAGAATCTGTAACATAGGATGAGAAGTTTGCATGCTTCGTTCTGTAGATGATGAGCTGTATTAATTAGAGCTCTTTGGTTTCAGAGGCAGGAACCAAGTCTGGGTTAACTGAAGAGAAAAAATGGGCAATCCGTTGGAAGGACACTGGGGAGTTTACAGAATTGAAGGAAGAACTGACCAGGCTAGAGGGGATCTCCAGAGGATGAACTCATGACTCAACCTCAA contains:
- the LOC112927133 gene encoding large ribosomal subunit protein P1-like, which translates into the protein MASVLELTCIASALLVHDHEVIALANVNIGSLICIVVAGGPNPAAGAAPAGGPAPSTRAAPAKEKNVEAKKEESEESDDDMGFGLFD